In one window of Methanoregula sp. DNA:
- a CDS encoding PAS domain S-box protein gives MASSYRVLYVDDEPSLLEITKLYLEKKAGFSVDCSLSGSEALSQIAAGHYDAVVSDYQMPEMDGITLLKKVREIHKTLPFILFTGRGREEVVIEAINSGVDFYLQKGGDPVAQYAELSHKIRTAVERRTSERALKESGNRYRSLVDNMHDCVAIYKAVADGENFLILEFNKAAEKTERVARDEIVGRTVTDIFPGVQEFGILDVFRRVWRTGIPESFPISFYKDNRISGWRDNFIFKLPSGEIVASYSDETARKQAEEAQQKSEEKYRLTLDATNDGIWDWNIPTGGTFFSYRWYTMIGYDPGELPATYATWRSLLHPDDAGRAEQKIQDHIGQKVESYSVEFRMRTKQGDWKWILARGKVVERDSGGNPIRMVGTHTDIDERKRIESELEQKNQELMASYEQLTASEEELKSQFDELSRIQKNLAKSEEQYRSLVETTGTGYVILDKDGRVITANQEYLRLCGRSTLREIQGRTVTDWTAPYDLERNAREVEQCLKAGQVRGLEIDYQKPDGTIQPVEINASVIQADSGQIILTLCRDITERRMAAEVLRESEERFRTTIEQSPLSIQVLSPDGRTVQVNRAFEELWGLTLENLKDYNMRWDEQLTALGIMPYINRGFSGEACTIPPVLYDPGKTVGAGGKRWVLGHIYPVRNAAGAIRNVVVVHEDITERKEAEELLHKSEERYRVVADFTFDWEYWIVPDGKFIYVSPSCERITGYRPEEFIHDPGLLVTITHPDDRGRVITHLSNVKSGVGEHNALEFRIITKNGEARWIGHECQPVYNTNSEYLGNRASNRDITERKEAEQKIAESSRFLATLIDTLPVPVFYKSADGKYLGCNPPFEEYIGILRSELIGKTVYDISPKDLADKYRAADQEMIENPARQQYETQIMFADGSRHDVIFYKAPFYTSDGSVGGLIGTFIDITERKRIESDLERKNQELRGSYEQLTASEEELRHTVDELSRSEQELRKSEEQVRVKLESLLSPGGDIGTLELGDIINAQEFQSMMDDFYAITHMGIGIIDIQGNVLVGTGWQEICTGFHRVNPETCANCVESDTHLTEEVEPGTFRKYRCKNNMWDIVTPIIVGGNHVGNIFLGQFLYDDESIDIELFRAQAARYGFDEQAYLAALERVPRWSREKVDTLMTFYAKFAQMISSISYRNLQLARTVTERDSLLHSLQESERKYRTLGENIPEKIFVKDTALAYVSCNEHYARDLGIAAEGIAGKTDFDFFPRDLADHYHEVDRTVIASGTTRTIEERYIKDGRESWISMSKTPIRDDTGNITGILGIFHDITERKMAQDALDRATKKLNLLNSITFADIQNAVFSLSGYLDLEKTIPMNEKLQQYLKKEIGIVETIKESLTFSANYQSLGLKPPEWQDVLQSFLFGISHLDISNLSRRLDVEELEIFADPLLENVFFTLAENVVMHGKTATEIVFRYHESPDGLTLIFEDNGAGIQNDMKEKIFDRRFEEKKGMGLFLAREILSITDMTIKETGEPGKGARFEIFVPNGVYRFTGSKGKNR, from the coding sequence ATGGCCTCCAGCTATCGCGTTCTCTATGTTGATGACGAACCTTCCCTGCTCGAAATTACCAAACTGTACCTTGAAAAAAAAGCAGGATTTTCTGTTGACTGCAGCCTCTCGGGAAGCGAAGCCCTCAGCCAGATTGCTGCAGGGCACTATGATGCAGTAGTCTCGGATTACCAGATGCCGGAGATGGACGGGATCACCCTCTTAAAGAAGGTGCGTGAAATCCACAAAACCCTCCCGTTCATCCTGTTTACCGGGAGGGGCAGGGAAGAAGTGGTCATTGAGGCAATCAACAGCGGTGTGGATTTCTACCTCCAGAAAGGCGGCGATCCCGTAGCGCAGTACGCCGAGCTCTCGCATAAGATCCGTACCGCCGTCGAGCGGCGCACTTCGGAGAGAGCATTGAAAGAGAGCGGGAACCGCTATCGCTCCCTTGTCGATAACATGCATGACTGCGTAGCGATCTACAAGGCTGTCGCCGACGGTGAGAACTTTTTGATTCTGGAATTCAACAAGGCTGCGGAGAAAACAGAGCGGGTAGCAAGGGATGAGATTGTCGGGCGCACGGTGACGGATATTTTTCCCGGGGTACAGGAATTCGGGATTCTTGACGTCTTCCGGCGCGTCTGGCGCACGGGCATTCCAGAATCGTTTCCCATCTCGTTCTATAAAGATAACCGTATATCCGGGTGGCGGGATAATTTTATCTTTAAACTTCCCTCCGGGGAGATCGTTGCGAGTTACAGTGATGAAACAGCTCGAAAGCAGGCAGAAGAGGCGCAACAAAAGAGCGAGGAGAAATACCGGCTCACGCTGGATGCCACCAATGACGGGATCTGGGACTGGAATATCCCCACCGGCGGGACTTTTTTTTCCTACCGCTGGTATACCATGATCGGTTATGACCCCGGTGAACTACCCGCAACGTATGCCACATGGCGTTCCCTGCTCCACCCGGACGATGCGGGTCGGGCAGAACAGAAGATCCAGGACCACATCGGGCAAAAAGTCGAAAGTTATTCAGTAGAATTCCGGATGCGGACAAAACAGGGGGACTGGAAATGGATCCTTGCCCGGGGTAAAGTAGTTGAACGGGATTCCGGGGGCAATCCGATCCGTATGGTGGGGACCCATACCGATATCGATGAGCGCAAACGGATTGAATCCGAACTGGAACAAAAGAACCAGGAGCTGATGGCGTCCTATGAACAGCTGACCGCTTCTGAGGAGGAACTCAAAAGCCAGTTCGATGAACTCAGCCGCATCCAGAAAAATCTCGCAAAGAGCGAGGAACAGTACCGGAGCCTTGTTGAGACCACCGGTACCGGGTATGTTATCCTTGACAAAGACGGCCGGGTCATAACGGCAAACCAGGAATACCTCCGGCTTTGCGGCCGGTCAACACTTCGCGAGATACAGGGGAGAACGGTGACAGACTGGACCGCCCCCTATGATCTCGAGAGGAATGCACGGGAAGTTGAACAATGCCTTAAAGCGGGACAGGTCCGGGGCCTTGAGATCGATTACCAGAAACCGGACGGTACTATCCAGCCCGTGGAGATCAATGCCTCGGTCATCCAGGCTGATTCGGGACAGATCATCCTGACCTTATGCCGGGATATCACTGAACGCCGGATGGCGGCGGAGGTGCTGCGGGAGAGCGAGGAACGTTTCAGGACCACGATCGAGCAGTCCCCCCTGAGTATCCAGGTTTTGTCTCCTGATGGGCGAACAGTGCAGGTCAATCGTGCCTTTGAGGAACTCTGGGGACTGACCCTTGAGAATCTGAAAGATTACAATATGCGCTGGGACGAGCAGCTCACCGCCCTTGGAATAATGCCCTATATTAATAGAGGCTTCTCCGGAGAAGCGTGTACAATTCCCCCGGTGCTCTACGATCCCGGAAAGACCGTGGGTGCCGGAGGGAAACGGTGGGTACTGGGCCATATCTATCCGGTCCGTAATGCAGCGGGGGCGATCCGCAATGTCGTTGTAGTGCATGAAGACATCACCGAACGTAAAGAGGCCGAAGAGTTGTTACATAAGAGCGAGGAGCGGTACCGGGTTGTCGCTGATTTTACATTTGACTGGGAATACTGGATTGTCCCCGACGGGAAATTTATCTATGTCTCTCCATCCTGTGAACGCATCACCGGTTATCGTCCTGAAGAGTTTATCCACGATCCTGGTCTCCTGGTTACTATTACCCATCCTGACGACCGTGGCAGGGTTATCACCCATCTCTCCAATGTAAAGAGCGGCGTTGGAGAACATAACGCGCTTGAATTCCGGATCATTACGAAAAACGGGGAAGCACGATGGATAGGTCATGAATGCCAGCCGGTATACAATACCAACAGCGAGTACCTGGGGAACCGCGCCAGTAATCGTGATATTACCGAACGTAAAGAGGCAGAGCAGAAGATCGCTGAATCTTCACGGTTCCTTGCAACCCTGATCGATACCCTTCCCGTCCCGGTATTCTACAAGAGCGCAGACGGAAAGTACCTTGGATGCAACCCGCCGTTCGAGGAATATATCGGGATCCTCCGCAGTGAACTGATCGGAAAAACGGTGTATGATATCTCCCCCAAGGACCTTGCGGACAAGTACAGGGCAGCAGACCAGGAGATGATTGAGAACCCGGCTCGCCAGCAATATGAAACGCAGATCATGTTTGCGGACGGTTCCCGCCATGATGTTATTTTCTACAAGGCCCCGTTCTACACATCCGATGGGTCTGTCGGGGGCCTGATCGGAACGTTCATCGACATCACCGAACGGAAGCGGATTGAATCAGATCTGGAAAGAAAGAACCAGGAACTGAGGGGCTCCTACGAACAGCTGACTGCTTCCGAAGAGGAACTGCGGCATACGGTCGACGAACTGAGCAGGAGTGAGCAGGAACTGCGGAAGAGTGAGGAACAGGTCAGGGTGAAACTTGAAAGTCTCCTCTCTCCCGGAGGGGATATCGGCACGCTGGAACTGGGGGACATCATTAATGCGCAGGAATTCCAGTCGATGATGGATGACTTCTATGCCATTACGCATATGGGAATCGGCATTATTGATATCCAGGGAAATGTCCTTGTAGGTACCGGCTGGCAGGAGATCTGCACAGGATTTCACCGGGTAAATCCCGAGACCTGTGCAAACTGTGTTGAAAGCGATACCCATCTCACAGAAGAGGTTGAGCCGGGTACTTTCAGGAAATACCGGTGTAAGAATAACATGTGGGACATTGTCACCCCCATTATCGTTGGCGGGAACCACGTGGGCAATATTTTCCTTGGCCAGTTCCTGTATGATGATGAATCCATTGACATTGAACTCTTCCGTGCGCAGGCTGCCCGGTACGGGTTTGACGAGCAGGCATACCTTGCCGCGCTTGAACGGGTTCCCCGTTGGAGCCGGGAAAAGGTTGACACCTTAATGACATTTTATGCGAAGTTTGCCCAGATGATCTCGTCGATCAGTTACCGCAATCTCCAGCTCGCCCGGACCGTAACCGAGCGGGACTCCCTTCTCCATTCGCTGCAGGAGAGCGAACGCAAGTACCGGACACTTGGTGAAAATATTCCCGAGAAGATCTTTGTCAAGGATACTGCACTTGCCTATGTATCATGCAACGAACACTATGCCCGCGATCTTGGCATTGCAGCCGAAGGGATTGCGGGTAAGACCGATTTTGATTTTTTTCCCCGCGATCTGGCGGACCATTACCACGAGGTTGACCGGACCGTCATCGCATCCGGAACAACGAGGACGATTGAAGAGCGGTACATCAAGGATGGCAGAGAATCCTGGATTTCCATGTCAAAGACCCCCATACGGGATGATACAGGAAATATCACCGGCATCCTCGGCATCTTCCATGATATTACGGAGCGAAAGATGGCACAGGATGCGCTGGACCGGGCAACAAAGAAACTGAACCTGTTGAATTCCATCACTTTTGCCGACATCCAGAACGCGGTATTTTCCCTGTCCGGGTATCTGGATCTGGAAAAAACAATCCCGATGAATGAAAAACTGCAGCAGTACCTGAAAAAGGAGATAGGAATTGTTGAGACCATCAAGGAATCCTTAACATTTTCAGCTAATTATCAGAGCCTGGGATTAAAGCCCCCCGAATGGCAGGATGTCTTACAATCCTTCCTCTTTGGTATTTCTCACCTGGACATTTCAAATTTATCCCGGAGACTTGATGTTGAAGAACTGGAGATCTTTGCCGATCCTCTCCTTGAGAATGTCTTTTTTACGCTTGCTGAAAATGTGGTTATGCACGGGAAAACGGCAACGGAAATCGTATTCCGTTATCATGAATCCCCGGACGGGCTCACCCTGATCTTTGAAGATAACGGTGCAGGGATTCAAAACGATATGAAAGAAAAGATTTTTGACAGGCGATTTGAGGAAAAGAAAGGTATGGGCCTGTTTCTCGCCCGTGAGATTCTTTCCATCACCGACATGACAATTAAGGAAACCGGCGAACCCGGGAAAGGTGCACGGTTCGAGATTTTTGTGCCGAACGGAGTGTACCGGTTTACCGGCAGCAAGGGAAAAAACAGGTAA
- a CDS encoding carboxylesterase family protein yields MQSGKVTSCVLVICLVLTGFSFLAGCTQKGPDAGPVKTGAGVVRTDAGPVSGLQQDGLQVYTGIPFAAPPTGELRWKPPAPVKSWDGVKETKMYSPACPQPAAASPGAPLNMSEDCLYLNVWTPAKSADEKLPVMVFFYGGAFGKIAGSMPLYNGTALAEKGVVVVTTNYRVGALGFLAHPQLDTESPNNVSGNYGLLDQISAMQWVQRNIGKFGGDPSRVTIFGQSAGGESTLIHLVSPQSRGLYQQAIVESGTFWTNGAEIDSLNAKADAEQLGETFAQSLGYSGPDAILQMRKLSSQEIANATPWPASPFQMVNSRHFEPTIDGWLIPDSPDNLYRLHCQNPVPLIIGHNTDDGTTLAADANMTVPEYRTYIQNRFKMDADRVLAKYPANSTAEVQIQLEQIMTDYDFNDAAKFVAGSMADLNASIYLYRYSYILPGQPYGAFHGSETILLFKVPIPSDPVNDAVADNLIDLWTRFAKTGDPNGGMNVTWPKYTRVGEQYLDIGADPIVKSGY; encoded by the coding sequence ATGCAATCGGGTAAAGTAACAAGTTGTGTTCTGGTAATCTGCCTGGTCCTTACCGGTTTTTCTTTCCTGGCAGGCTGTACCCAGAAGGGACCGGATGCCGGTCCGGTGAAAACCGGTGCCGGAGTTGTCAGAACGGACGCCGGCCCGGTTTCAGGATTACAGCAGGACGGGCTTCAGGTTTACACCGGCATCCCGTTTGCAGCTCCCCCGACCGGTGAGCTTCGGTGGAAACCACCCGCGCCGGTCAAATCCTGGGACGGCGTGAAGGAAACGAAGATGTATTCACCGGCCTGTCCCCAGCCGGCCGCTGCGAGTCCCGGGGCTCCTCTCAACATGAGCGAAGACTGCCTGTATCTCAATGTCTGGACTCCTGCAAAGAGTGCCGATGAGAAACTGCCGGTCATGGTCTTTTTCTATGGCGGGGCGTTCGGAAAGATAGCCGGCTCCATGCCGCTGTATAACGGCACAGCCCTTGCAGAGAAGGGCGTCGTTGTCGTTACGACCAATTACCGGGTGGGCGCTCTCGGGTTCCTTGCCCACCCCCAGCTCGATACCGAGTCCCCCAACAACGTCTCGGGCAATTACGGGCTCCTCGACCAGATTTCCGCGATGCAATGGGTCCAGCGGAATATCGGGAAGTTCGGCGGCGATCCGTCCCGGGTGACCATCTTCGGGCAATCGGCGGGAGGGGAGAGTACCCTTATCCATCTTGTCAGCCCGCAGAGCAGGGGGCTCTACCAGCAGGCAATCGTCGAGAGTGGCACGTTCTGGACAAACGGTGCGGAAATTGATTCCCTCAATGCAAAAGCCGACGCGGAGCAGCTCGGGGAAACATTCGCACAAAGCCTCGGATACTCCGGCCCGGATGCGATTTTGCAGATGAGAAAACTGAGTTCACAGGAGATCGCCAATGCAACCCCCTGGCCGGCATCCCCGTTCCAGATGGTAAACAGCAGGCATTTCGAGCCAACGATTGACGGGTGGTTAATCCCTGATTCCCCGGACAACCTGTACCGTCTCCACTGTCAGAATCCGGTTCCCCTCATCATCGGGCACAACACCGATGACGGGACAACGCTTGCTGCAGACGCAAACATGACCGTTCCTGAATACCGGACATACATCCAGAACCGGTTTAAGATGGACGCAGATAGAGTTCTTGCAAAATATCCTGCCAATTCAACTGCAGAGGTCCAGATCCAGCTTGAGCAGATCATGACGGACTACGACTTTAATGACGCTGCAAAGTTTGTAGCGGGATCGATGGCAGACTTAAACGCGAGCATATATTTGTACCGGTACTCTTACATCCTCCCCGGGCAGCCCTACGGCGCATTCCACGGGAGCGAGACCATCCTGTTATTCAAGGTCCCGATTCCTTCGGATCCGGTGAATGATGCTGTCGCTGACAACCTGATCGATCTCTGGACCCGGTTTGCCAAGACCGGGGACCCGAACGGCGGGATGAATGTCACCTGGCCGAAGTATACCCGTGTCGGGGAACAATATCTCGATATCGGGGCTGATCCTATCGTGAAGAGCGGGTATTAG
- a CDS encoding metallophosphoesterase gives MRLLQLSLSLILILAVSICGCTAPSQAPVHTTPVTAVPTPPTGSGDWKFVVFADSPDPAGNTTTGVSPSLIPIAKAIAEEKPDLTLYLGDMVNGWMLTKASPMAGNYTGQFENWMEYVAPIHNYRDGTGIPLYVIRGNHEDGPNQTVMPLLDAYLATAAAGMPANGPPGEEKLTYSFTHKGAKFLMNDNYIAHNGQKETVNQSWVDEQLTQETRPFMFVFGHSPAYAVANDAEEDDYAIDVHSPQRDIFWKSMVDNNVSAYFCGHAHLYVRGQSQGVQQVVSGNAGAHAIAFDPANVDPTLTLEYPKKTITKNDQRVGYIVITVHEGTGTIDGVEKQLNPVTGSWENGDTFTIPAR, from the coding sequence ATGCGATTGCTTCAGTTGTCCCTGTCCCTGATCCTGATACTTGCCGTTAGCATCTGCGGATGCACGGCCCCGTCTCAAGCCCCGGTTCACACCACTCCGGTAACAGCAGTCCCCACACCACCCACCGGGTCCGGGGACTGGAAATTTGTCGTATTCGCAGATTCCCCCGACCCGGCGGGGAACACAACCACCGGTGTCAGTCCGTCCCTCATCCCGATTGCCAAAGCAATAGCTGAAGAGAAGCCTGACCTCACCCTGTACCTGGGTGATATGGTCAACGGGTGGATGTTAACCAAAGCGTCCCCGATGGCGGGCAATTACACGGGCCAGTTCGAAAACTGGATGGAATACGTTGCTCCCATCCATAATTACCGTGACGGTACCGGTATCCCGCTGTATGTAATCCGGGGTAATCACGAGGACGGCCCGAACCAGACCGTTATGCCCCTCCTCGATGCCTATCTCGCAACAGCGGCTGCCGGCATGCCGGCAAACGGCCCGCCCGGTGAAGAGAAGCTGACGTATTCGTTCACGCACAAGGGTGCAAAATTCCTCATGAACGACAATTATATCGCACACAATGGTCAGAAAGAGACGGTGAACCAGAGCTGGGTCGACGAACAGCTCACGCAGGAGACCCGGCCGTTCATGTTTGTCTTCGGGCATTCTCCTGCGTATGCAGTGGCTAACGATGCTGAAGAGGATGATTACGCCATCGATGTGCATTCCCCGCAGCGCGATATTTTCTGGAAGAGCATGGTGGACAACAACGTATCTGCCTATTTCTGCGGGCATGCCCACCTGTATGTCAGGGGCCAATCCCAGGGTGTCCAGCAGGTTGTCAGCGGGAACGCCGGGGCACATGCGATAGCATTCGATCCTGCGAATGTGGATCCCACACTTACGCTGGAATACCCAAAGAAGACCATCACCAAGAATGACCAGAGAGTCGGCTACATTGTCATCACGGTCCACGAAGGGACCGGGACGATCGACGGGGTAGAGAAACAGTTGAATCCGGTGACCGGTTCGTGGGAAAACGGGGATACCTTCACCATCCCTGCCCGGTAA
- a CDS encoding carboxylesterase family protein has protein sequence MQTGNVTSCVLVICLLIGFSFLAGCTQPAPATGVVTEPVMVKTDDGSVSGIRQDNLRVFHGIPFAAPPTGDLRWRPPAPVKPWDGVKETKGYSATCPQPGSPAPLNMSEDCLYLNVWTPAQSAGEKLPVMVFFFGGGFKDVAFNMPMYNGTTLAQKGVIVVTPNYRLGALGFLAHPQLDSESVHNTSGNYGLMDQQAALKWVQKNIGAFGGDPSRVTIFGQSAGAESVLIHVASPTSKGLFQQAIVESGPFWAHGAIINATHPKAYAEQFGVEYATSLGYSGPDAIARMRQVNPEALINATPSPSPGFWTTHTVQFEPTVDGWILSDTMDNLYLLHKENPVPLMIGNNANDGTTLSAGANMTVLEYVSFIKGRFEKDADAVLVKYPANSTAEVQLRLAQIMTDYDFSDSVKYAAGSMGDINPDTYMYRYSYILPGQPNGAFHGSETLLLFGVPVPADPAVADNVVDLWTRFAKTGNPNGGMTVTWPNYTRQKGQYLNINSTPSVMTG, from the coding sequence ATGCAAACAGGTAACGTAACAAGTTGTGTTCTGGTAATCTGCCTGCTCATCGGATTTTCCTTCCTGGCAGGATGTACCCAGCCGGCACCGGCAACCGGTGTCGTCACTGAACCGGTGATGGTGAAGACTGACGACGGCTCTGTTTCAGGAATCCGGCAGGACAACCTCCGGGTCTTCCACGGCATCCCGTTCGCGGCCCCCCCGACCGGGGACCTGCGCTGGAGACCTCCGGCACCGGTCAAGCCCTGGGACGGCGTAAAGGAGACGAAGGGGTATTCAGCGACCTGTCCCCAGCCGGGATCTCCGGCTCCCCTGAACATGAGCGAGGACTGCCTCTACCTCAATGTCTGGACCCCGGCACAAAGTGCTGGCGAGAAACTGCCGGTCATGGTCTTTTTCTTTGGCGGGGGATTCAAGGATGTTGCCTTCAACATGCCGATGTATAACGGGACCACCCTTGCACAGAAAGGAGTCATCGTTGTCACGCCAAATTACCGGCTGGGTGCTCTCGGGTTCCTTGCCCATCCCCAGCTGGACAGCGAGTCTGTGCATAATACGTCGGGCAATTACGGACTTATGGACCAGCAGGCTGCCCTGAAGTGGGTGCAGAAAAATATCGGGGCGTTTGGCGGGGACCCGTCCCGGGTGACCATCTTCGGGCAGTCGGCAGGAGCCGAGAGCGTCCTCATCCACGTTGCCAGCCCCACGAGCAAAGGCCTCTTCCAGCAGGCAATTGTTGAGAGCGGCCCCTTCTGGGCACACGGGGCGATCATCAATGCCACTCACCCGAAAGCGTATGCCGAACAGTTCGGTGTGGAGTACGCAACAAGCCTCGGGTACTCAGGCCCGGATGCGATCGCCCGGATGCGACAGGTAAATCCCGAAGCCCTGATCAATGCAACGCCATCCCCGTCACCCGGGTTCTGGACTACCCACACCGTCCAGTTCGAGCCAACCGTCGACGGGTGGATCCTTTCGGATACTATGGATAACCTGTACCTTCTCCACAAGGAGAACCCGGTCCCCCTCATGATCGGGAACAATGCCAATGATGGGACCACGCTCTCAGCGGGCGCCAATATGACCGTCCTGGAGTACGTGAGCTTCATTAAGGGCAGGTTCGAGAAGGATGCCGATGCGGTCTTGGTGAAATATCCTGCCAATTCGACTGCCGAGGTCCAGCTCCGGCTGGCGCAGATCATGACTGACTATGATTTCAGCGACTCGGTGAAGTATGCCGCCGGCTCGATGGGAGACATAAACCCGGACACTTACATGTACCGGTACAGCTATATCCTGCCCGGGCAGCCCAACGGGGCCTTCCATGGCAGCGAGACGCTCCTGTTGTTCGGTGTGCCAGTTCCGGCGGACCCGGCGGTGGCTGACAATGTCGTGGATCTCTGGACACGGTTTGCCAAGACGGGGAACCCTAACGGCGGGATGACTGTCACCTGGCCGAACTATACCCGGCAGAAGGGCCAGTATCTCAATATCAATAGTACCCCTTCTGTGATGACCGGTTAA
- a CDS encoding histidine kinase N-terminal 7TM domain-containing protein, with amino-acid sequence MTLLSITPLVVAGLTATFFLLIIGYLTLQFPYGLIGRVAVLILACASLYSFLFTLSLATVDPTLSLILVILQLPLRLFLPVLSFYFILLYIGEIERITPRMLALTCLIPALVLIVAMTPSLHNLFVIGISSTIIDERLIFWFTPGPFFWLSHLYSSVLVIAGLSLAVSRFFRSPPVYRIQIVAILLAFVVPFFMHNVLIFMPDSLFSVALVLGGFILTAVALYVATSRYQFLTLTPVAIPVLFDQMTDGVIIVNIQNKVVEVNPAAARIIGTDRNTLIGVMADSLVPDVVLSDPGCGKGLKAPRTITLPLEGQPHYYDLRHIPLCGYDRVPGGNIILLHDSHTRHLTELGLVKSNEKLQLLTSITRHDILNTLTALMGSLQLARAGPLPKETDHYLTNAENHAELLQSQIEFTRDYQTLGLQSAQWQKVKNALDPYLPGLEKTRIFVDPLLADVVVFADPMLGRVFYNMIDNSLRHGGHIAEIRIRGQESGEEFLITYEDNGAGILQSDKERIFNKGYGKNTGLGLFLTREILALTRIQIRETGIYGEGVRFEIHVPHGAYRIVRDKV; translated from the coding sequence ATGACGTTGTTGTCAATCACACCTCTTGTTGTTGCAGGACTTACTGCCACTTTTTTCCTTCTTATCATCGGTTATCTTACCTTGCAGTTCCCGTACGGTTTGATTGGGCGGGTCGCGGTACTCATTCTGGCTTGTGCATCCCTGTACTCGTTCCTTTTCACCCTCTCTTTGGCAACTGTCGATCCCACGCTGAGCTTGATTCTTGTCATACTTCAACTGCCGCTGCGGCTTTTCTTACCCGTCTTGTCGTTTTATTTCATCCTCTTGTATATCGGAGAAATCGAGCGCATTACTCCCCGTATGCTTGCGCTAACCTGCCTGATTCCCGCTCTCGTACTCATAGTGGCGATGACCCCTTCGCTGCACAACCTCTTTGTAATCGGGATCTCTTCAACAATTATTGATGAAAGGTTAATTTTCTGGTTCACACCCGGCCCATTCTTCTGGCTCAGTCATCTCTATTCTTCGGTGCTGGTCATTGCAGGTCTCTCTCTGGCAGTAAGCAGATTTTTTCGTTCACCCCCTGTCTACCGGATCCAGATTGTGGCAATCCTGCTCGCATTTGTTGTGCCTTTTTTCATGCACAACGTTCTAATTTTCATGCCGGATTCCCTATTTTCGGTAGCGCTTGTTCTCGGTGGTTTCATTCTCACGGCAGTTGCCCTCTATGTTGCGACATCGCGTTACCAGTTCCTCACCCTGACACCGGTTGCCATCCCCGTTCTTTTTGACCAGATGACCGACGGGGTCATCATCGTCAATATCCAGAACAAGGTTGTGGAAGTAAACCCTGCAGCTGCACGGATCATAGGAACAGATCGTAACACGCTCATCGGCGTGATGGCAGATTCCCTTGTTCCTGATGTAGTCCTGTCCGATCCCGGGTGCGGGAAAGGCCTTAAAGCCCCCCGTACCATCACGCTCCCCCTTGAAGGCCAACCCCATTATTACGATCTCCGGCATATCCCGCTCTGCGGCTATGACCGGGTACCCGGTGGAAACATCATCCTGCTCCACGACAGCCATACACGGCACCTTACGGAACTCGGGCTCGTAAAATCGAATGAGAAACTCCAGTTGCTCACTTCCATCACCCGCCATGATATCCTCAATACCCTTACGGCCCTCATGGGTTCGCTCCAGCTGGCCCGGGCCGGACCCCTTCCGAAAGAAACCGATCACTACCTGACAAATGCCGAGAATCACGCGGAGCTTCTCCAGAGCCAGATCGAGTTCACGCGGGATTACCAGACGCTCGGGCTCCAGTCTGCACAATGGCAGAAGGTAAAAAACGCTCTTGACCCGTACCTTCCCGGACTGGAGAAAACGCGGATTTTCGTTGACCCCCTGCTTGCAGATGTTGTCGTCTTTGCAGATCCTATGTTAGGCCGGGTCTTTTACAACATGATCGATAATTCGCTCCGGCACGGGGGTCACATTGCCGAGATCAGGATCAGGGGGCAGGAGTCCGGGGAAGAATTTCTCATCACCTACGAGGATAACGGGGCCGGGATCCTGCAATCTGATAAGGAACGGATCTTCAATAAAGGGTACGGGAAGAATACCGGTCTGGGTCTTTTCCTTACCCGGGAAATCCTTGCCCTCACCAGGATTCAGATCCGGGAAACCGGAATCTACGGGGAAGGTGTCCGGTTTGAGATCCATGTTCCGCACGGGGCGTACAGGATAGTACGAGATAAGGTTTAG
- a CDS encoding type II toxin-antitoxin system mRNA interferase toxin, RelE/StbE family yields MVKLIWEERFKKIYKKWSNQHPDLKAQFAKKIVQFEEDPFHPSLKTHTLSGVLKGLWLFRITYEHRLIFDFIDESRTQVVLIDIGSHEEVY; encoded by the coding sequence ATGGTTAAACTCATCTGGGAGGAGCGGTTCAAGAAGATCTACAAGAAATGGTCGAACCAGCACCCGGATCTGAAAGCACAATTTGCCAAAAAGATTGTTCAGTTTGAAGAAGATCCGTTTCATCCTTCATTAAAAACCCATACGTTAAGCGGGGTCCTGAAAGGACTCTGGTTGTTCAGGATTACGTACGAGCACCGCCTCATTTTCGATTTTATTGATGAAAGCCGGACACAAGTTGTACTGATCGATATCGGTTCACACGAAGAAGTGTATTAA